The following coding sequences are from one Arachis hypogaea cultivar Tifrunner chromosome 7, arahy.Tifrunner.gnm2.J5K5, whole genome shotgun sequence window:
- the LOC112701981 gene encoding DNA-directed RNA polymerase III subunit RPC4-like isoform X1, translated as MHTVLIELLDEDSTNPAKELGLLEENPETSMFLIQLPAALPAIKGSASSGGQADSESSSKPQGSMKKVKPCKLNELPPGFMGKMLVYKSGAIKLNLGDTLYDVSPGSNCTFAQDVAVMNTAEKHCCAIGEIRRRVIVTPDIDDMVENLTFIRLSESDLQFI; from the exons ATGCATACTGTTTTGATAGAACTCCTCGATGAAGATTCAACAAATCCAGCAAAGGAACTTGGCCTTTTG GAGGAAAACCCGGAGACAAGTATGTTCTTGATCCAGTTACCAGCAGCTTTGCCAGCGATTAAAGGATCAGCTTCTTCTGGAGGCCAAGCTGACAGTGAGAGCTCTTCTAAACCTCAAGGATCCATGAAAAAAGTGAAGCCCTGTAAGTTGAATGAACTACCACCTGGCTTCATGGGCAAAATGCTTGTATACAAGAGTGGTGCTATCAAGCTGAACCTTGGCGATACTCTTTATGAT GTTTCCCCCGGTTCAAATTGTACATTTGCTCAAGATGTTGCTGTTATGAATACTGCTGAAAAACATTGTTGCGCAATTGGGGAGATCAGAAGGCGTGTCATTGTGACTCCAGATATAGATGACATGGTAGAAAATCTCACATTCATTCGACTATCCGAAAGTGATCTTCAATTCATCTGA
- the LOC112701981 gene encoding DNA-directed RNA polymerase III subunit RPC4-like isoform X2 codes for MFLIQLPAALPAIKGSASSGGQADSESSSKPQGSMKKVKPCKLNELPPGFMGKMLVYKSGAIKLNLGDTLYDVSPGSNCTFAQDVAVMNTAEKHCCAIGEIRRRVIVTPDIDDMVENLTFIRLSESDLQFI; via the exons ATGTTCTTGATCCAGTTACCAGCAGCTTTGCCAGCGATTAAAGGATCAGCTTCTTCTGGAGGCCAAGCTGACAGTGAGAGCTCTTCTAAACCTCAAGGATCCATGAAAAAAGTGAAGCCCTGTAAGTTGAATGAACTACCACCTGGCTTCATGGGCAAAATGCTTGTATACAAGAGTGGTGCTATCAAGCTGAACCTTGGCGATACTCTTTATGAT GTTTCCCCCGGTTCAAATTGTACATTTGCTCAAGATGTTGCTGTTATGAATACTGCTGAAAAACATTGTTGCGCAATTGGGGAGATCAGAAGGCGTGTCATTGTGACTCCAGATATAGATGACATGGTAGAAAATCTCACATTCATTCGACTATCCGAAAGTGATCTTCAATTCATCTGA
- the LOC112701979 gene encoding uncharacterized protein, translating to MATLLGPPELSKPQPTPVAVAAATTTTTTTTAVSEPFIDLMVSKFNNPKPPMGLTENQSATFLSTGNPCLDFFFHVVPDTPSDSLRERLDVAWAHNPLTTLKLVCNLRGVRGTGKSDREGFYTAAMWLFSNHPKTLAANLPSFAEFGYFKDLPEVLYRILEGSDVRKNQKEQWLSVKGSRKRNRFKKMRGTNAFYLGRGRGRGAFQRRRGRGTRSNLRNARNNGSMKKPFENLTNEMTKKEKETARSLREQKKVSMAKKLLNRYNDDANFQLLHDSISDHFANCLKNDLELLNSDKSTAISLAAKWCPSLDSSFDRSTLLCESIARRMFPRTEYEGIEEAHYAYRIRDRLRKEVLVPLRKILELPEVYMSEKRWDSIPYNRVASVAMKLYKEKFLKHDKERFMKYLVDVKSGKTTIAAGALLPHEIIQSLQYRCPYRYEVSDEDEDAYADEYEAGDEVAELQWSRMVSDMLKKGKLKNCLAVCDVSGSMHGTPMDVCVALGLLVSELNEEPWKGKVITFSADPELHLIEGNSLYSKTSFIREMKWGMNTDFQRVFDRILEVAVDGKLKEDQMIKRVFVFSDMEFDQASATPWETDYQAITRKYSEKGYGSAVPQIVFWNLRDSTATPVTATQQGVALVSGFSKNLMKLFMDNDGELTPESSMEAAISGPKYQKLVVLD from the coding sequence ATGGCCACTCTCCTGGGCCCACCTGAACTCTCAAAACCACAACCAACCCCCGTCGCCGTGgccgccgccaccaccaccaccaccaccaccaccgcagTCTCAGAACCATTCATTGACCTAATGGTCTCGAAATTTAACAATCCCAAACCCCCAATGGGCTTGACAGAGAACCAGTCCGCTACATTCTTGTCAACCGGCAACCCATGCCTTGACTTCTTCTTCCACGTCGTTCCCGACACTCCCTCCGACTCCCTCCGAGAGAGACTCGACGTGGCATGGGCCCACAACCCCCTCACCACACTCAAACTCGTCTGTAACCTCCGAGGCGTACGCGGAACCGGCAAGTCCGATCGCGAAGGCTTCTACACTGCTGCCATGTGGCTCTTCTCTAACCACCCCAAGACACTCGCAGCCAACCTCCCTTCCTTCGCCGAATTCGGTTACTTCAAGGACCTTCCGGAAGTTCTATACAGGATTCTAGAAGGTTCCGATGTGCGAAAGAATCAGAAGGAGCAGTGGCTCAGCGTAAAAGGCTCCAGAAAGAGGAACAGGTTCAAGAAGATGAGGGGAACAAACGCGTTCTACCTGGGGAGGGGAAGAGGAAGGGGAGCGTTCCAGCGGAGGAGGGGAAGGGGAACCAGAAGCAATTTGAGGAATGCCAGAAACAACGGGAGCATGAAGAAGCCCTTTGAGAATTTGACGAACGAGATGacgaagaaggagaaggaaaccGCACGTTCTCTCAGGGAACAAAAGAAGGTTTCCATGGCCAAGAAGCTCCTTAACCGTTACAACGACGATGCAAATTTTCAGCTCCTCCACGATAGCATCTCCGATCATTTTGCCAACTGTTTGAAGAACGATCTGGAGTTGTTAAATTCCGACAAATCAACGGCTATTAGTCTTGCTGCGAAGTGGTGTCCCTCTCTTGACTCTTCCTTTGACCGATCCACGCTTCTATGTGAATCCATTGCGAGGAGGATGTTCCCTCGCACCGAGTATGAAGGAATCGAGGAGGCGCATTATGCTTACAGAATCCGTGATCGGTTACGAAAGGAGGTTCTTGTCCCTCTTCGGAAGATTCTAGAACTTCCAGAGGTTTACATGAGTGAGAAACGCTGGGATTCGATCCCATACAACAGAGTGGCCTCTGTGGCTATGAAGCTCTATAAGGAGAAGTTCTTGAAGCATGATAAAGAGAGGTTCATGAAGTACCTTGTGGACGTGAAGTCAGGGAAGACTACCATTGCCGCTGGAGCATTGCTTCCTCATGAGATCATACAGTCTTTGCAATATCGATGTCCATATCGATATGAAGTttcagatgaagatgaagatgcaTATGCAGATGAATATGAAGCTGGTGATGAGGTGGCAGAGCTTCAGTGGAGCAGAATGGTGAGTGACATGCTTAAGAAGGGTAAACTGAAGAACTGTTTGGCTGTGTGTGATGTTTCTGGAAGCATGCATGGGACTCCCATGGATGTTTGTGTTGCATTGGGGTTGTTGGTGTCTGAATTGAACGAGGAACCATGGAAGGGGAAGGTTATCACATTCAGTGCAGATCCTGAGCTTCATTTGATTGAAGGCAATAGTCTTTATTCCAAGACCAGCTTTATTAGGGAGATGAAGTGGGGGATGAACACGGATTTCCAAAGAGTATTTGATCGAATTTTGGAGGTGGCTGTGGATGGAAAATTGAAAGAAGATCAGATGATTAAGAGGGTGTTTGTGTTCAGTGACATGGAGTTCGATCAAGCATCCGCGACGCCTTGGGAGACCGATTACCAAGCAATTACAAGGAAGTATAGTGAGAAAGGTTAtggctctgctgttcctcagatTGTGTTCTGGAATCTGAGGGACTCGACGGCCACTCCGGTGACGGCCACCCAGCAAGGAGTGGCCCTCGTGAGTGGATTCTCTAAGAATCTTATGAAGTTGTTCATGGACAATGACGGTGAACTCACCCCCGAAAGTTCAATGGAAGCTGCAATTTCCGGCCCCAAATATCAGAAATTAGTCGTGCTAGATTAA